The Polypterus senegalus isolate Bchr_013 chromosome 1, ASM1683550v1, whole genome shotgun sequence genomic sequence attgttttgtacttttaatgCCCTGCAATAAAGGTGAATGGTGCTTACCAAGTTAAGGAAATGTTCCTTTACTGTGGGGCTTCCATCACTGTCACACATTTTCACCATGTAAAGCCATTCAGTTTCACCGCTCTGACAAGGAAGGGGATGGAACTTCACAGATTAAGGGGACATTTCTTTACTTAGGCAGGTTGGTTTCTCATTTTGTGTTACACAGAAAGAAAAGGTGAGGGCACATCACTCTGATGGGTTTGTTCTGGGATTTCTTCACCATGAAGGGTGCTTTTAGTTGGTGTGACCACCATCATCATGAAGAAGATAGAAGCTTTGCGAATGTTACATTAGAGCCACAGGCTGGTTGCTTGTTTCTCATTCCCCTTGTACTGCTGGGTGGATGTGCATTTGTGTGTTTCCATTCTAGGATTTCACTCCGAGGTCTCCACTGTATCTAACTAGtcctttttgctcttttatttataaatacaaattttatcTTTGAGTATTCTGAGCTCTTTTATACACTTCTCCCCAGGCCATGTTGTGCATCATGTGGTGAACTACTtcacactacagttataataaagATGAGAGATCAGTGACTCGGTACCTGTTGCGAGCGAGCTTTTCCATATCTGACAAATGTGGCAAAATGTTCACAGTTGAATTTCAGTATGTGGTATGGAAGCGTCCGGTCAACGAATATCAGACATCGGTACAGAATTTCATCTTGAGTTAGAGCGTCCAGCATGAGGTCATAGGAGCGGTTTGTATAGACTTTGGAAAACCCGACGACTGAACTGACCCTCTGCCGCCGGATCATAGTTTCTGTAAAAAGGACCATGAAAGGCGCATTGTCCCTCAACCAGGCCATGGTGCTCTCTGAAAAAGACAAGTTCAGGTTAATAGAAAACGTGACACTGAAATTGCACATTCACCCCCTCAATCCCTTCATGGACCCCATATACAAAAACACATTGAAGCAATGGCAGTGTTAGAAGTTTTACAATTGACCAAAGGCGCTGTCTACTTCAAATTCATTAAAGGCCTTGTTTTCTTAATGCCCACTTTTGTTTCTGGTGATCACTTAACTCTCTAGCCAACCAGACAAAACAACAACTTGAGGAAGGGAAAAGTGAACAGATAATGATGAGCACATGTCTGTCTTGATGAAAGAGTCACCTAAAGGAGGCTGAGATGAGCTCAGGCCCACTTAAGGCGTCATCTTCTGTAAGATCTGCAACATAGGAAGAGTGTGAACATTTGACCCAAGAGGCAGCTCACTCTGAATGAAGCTAAGGGGTGAAAACAAAAGGCAACCAAGGAGACCCGTTCGTAAGGGGTTTGTCATAGAGTCTTAAGTCTGAGCTGCACTTTGCAGGTGACGCTAGTGTGCAGAACTTAGTGGGGTATAGAAATGTGGCGAGTTCTTCATCACAGCCATGCAATTACAACAGACAGGATATCCTTCCTGGTTTGACTGGGTCAGCTTATTCATAGCTCTTCACACTTCAGGGCACTTAAGGCTAAACCCAGTGCTCTTTGAAACTTTCCCAGAGATGGATGGGGGTTATGCCTCTCTTCAAGTGACACATTAGAATGTATATCTGAGAGTTCATGGGTTTGTCTGTACGTTCAGTTAAAACCACTTCTTTATGTTATTCCAACAGGAGCACTTTCCTGAATAGTCCTGGACAGAGAGAGGGTTCCTGCTCAATACTTTGCACTTGTTCTTGGTTCACCTGCTTGATGTGAACCCTCTTACCCTGGGCATTGGTGCATTCCTACACCATAAGATCATGCGACTTTTCCCAGTGATTTTCAGCCGTAGCTTTCATTTGTATGATCTTAGCAGGTCGGAGACATCTGTGCCAATCTGTGAAGGTCGGTCACTTAATGTGacacactcagtcactcactccaTTGAGTTTGTGACTCACTCCAAAGAATTCAAACACCtttggttttgtctttagccGTCATGACGTGctatgtgtgcatgagagctaacAATCAATGGATGCTCATCCGAAAGTTTAATACACAGAATGTAGTGATGAGGAATGGCTGCTGTCTTGAAATTGAAGCACTTAGGAGTGATTCAGAACCTGGAACTGGACAGATTGAGttacattatttataaatgaTGATTTATCAGTTTAACTCGGTGGTCtcaaactctagtcctggagggccgcagtgcaggttttcattctaaaacgtttcttaattggtgaccagtttttgctgctaattaactccttttcattttaatgaacttgttttttaagatttgttccctcgaatttcttcatcgttcctctaaattgcttcatttttatccttaaatggcacccaaacagaaatgcatTGTGACGCAAGTGAGCCAACTGAAGACCAACTAagccagggcctcaaactccaaccagttgcttaattaggctctcattcttgttgttaattaaacccgctcttTAATCCAATGGTTTGTCGCTTCTCTCATTGTGTAACATACATTTCTgacattgttgattttctctttctaagagcactggtcaaatgttttgtggacctgagcagatcaacattcctgagacctccacctttttttattttcagatattgtgtgatggacacagtttgctggtcatgttttggctcattttgtatctcattattgtttcttgttgctaattaaggggtctgagtctccAAGAGCAagtagagctggaggtggcagagttaaagatgttaagattatCATTTGGTGTGACGAGCATGGCTCGGATTAgacatgaggacattagagggtcagctcaagttggagggttaggagacaaagtcagagaggtgagattacgttggtttggatatgtgcataggagagatgctgggtatattgggagaaagatgataaggatagagctgccagggaagaggaaaagaggaaggcctccTAATGGGAGCATCCGATAGAAacagtcttcaagagcaagtcaattcaaatgaattcaaaagaatttaattagcagcaaaaacaggtcactaattaagaaaagggttagaatgaaaacctgcagacacagtGGCCCTCCAcaactggagtttgagaccactggtttAGCTGAAtgcatgtttctttttaaaaattgtatctcAGAATTTTTAAAACCTATGGACTTCCTGTAGTGGTTAGCATGAATAcagctatatacagtggtgtaaaaaactatttgcccccttcctaatttcttattcttttgcatgtttgtcacacaaaatatttctgatcatcaaacacatttaaccattagtcaaatataacacaagtaaacacaaaatgcagtttttaaatgatggtttttattatttagggagaaaaaaaatccaaacctacatggcactgtgtgaaaaagtaattgccccccaaacctaataactggttgggccacccttagcagcaataactgcaatcaagcgtttgcgataacttgcattgagtcttttacagcactctggaagaattttggcccactcatctttgcagaattgttgtaattcagctttatttgagggttttctagcatgaaccgcctttttaagatcatgccatagcatctcaattggattcaggtcaggactttgactaggccactccaaagtcttcattttgtttttcttcagccattcagaggtggatttgctggtgtgttgtgggtcattgtcctgttgcagcacccaagatcgcttcagcttgagttgacgaacagatggccggacattctccttcaggattttttggtagaccgtagaattcatggttccatctatcacagcaagccttccaggtcctgaagcagcaaaacaaccccagaccatcacactaccaccaccatattttactgttggtatgatgttctttttctgaaatgctgtgttccttttacgccagatgtaacgtctctgcactcttggggtaattttggtcggccggccactcctgggaaggttcaccactgttccatgtttttgccatttgtggataatggctctcactgtggttcgctggagtcccaaagctttagaaatggctttataacctttaccagactgatagatctcaattacttctgttctcatttgttcctgaatttctttggatcttggcatgatgtctagcttttgaggtgcttttggtcgacttctctgtgtcaggcagctcctattgaagtgatttcttgattgaaacagctgtggcagtaatcaggcctgggggtggctacggaaattgaactcaggtgtgatacaccacagttgggttaatttttaacaagggggcaattactttttcacacagggccatgtaggtttggattttttctccctaaataataaaaaccatcatttaaaaactgcattttgtgtttacttgtgttatatttgactaatggttaaatgtgtttgatgatcagaaacattttgtgtgacaaacatgcaaaagaataagaaatcaggaagggggcaaatagtttttcacaccactgtagtttcaAATCTCACACCCAGTTACTGTCTACTTGAGCCTGCCCATTTCCCCCATATCCTAAAGACGTTGTCACTCATGTCCATCAGATAGTCACCATCCTggttcctcccaggtatgtaatatcaCCATGGGCCAAGAGGGGGCACCGTGACTAACTGTGTTATCTTCCTTCGCCTCCACACTGccaagaaactgcccagtgaggatGATGGACTCTGCCCATTCCGACAGCAGGACCTTGAAATCCCAGCTGTCCGGAAGGAGTTGTCACTTGAGCAGAGTAGTGACGGAGCTCCTGCATTCCCAGATAAAACACCTGAAAAAAGTGTCCTTATTTAGTAGAGCAGCGGAGggtgatatttttgtttgtactcGCACCATCAAGCGCCGTTTCGTTTTTGTTTCTCAAGTAAACAGGGAAAGCTGGGTCAGCACGCCACCATTTATCATGCCTTTTGACCTGTCATTCCCTCGGACGATCACAAGGTGCATGTCAGGTTAAAAGGCTGCCAGGCCCATCTTGCCACCATGCAAGTTCTCTTCTTTGGAATTCAGTTTCTGAGCCTCATCTTATAAGACTGAACAATCGCAGGCAAATGACATCCAGAGATGTCTCCGTATGGCACCGTTTAACCCGCTTGCTCAGTAAACAAACAGTCATAACTCAACCATTGCCAGCCTTAATGGACTTCTGTCAACCCAGGAAATGGCAAAatgtccactttttttttttttttaataatcattgCAAGCACTAgatctgtttctctctctctctctccttggcCTTCTGGCCTGCGTGTGGCCGAAGTAAGTGCTGTGGTAAACTCTTCTCCTCTAGTGCCAGGCCACAGTGGCCAGCTGGCAGTAAAAGAGAAGAGAACTGAACTGCCATCAATGGTACTCCTGTAGACAATGAACCTCTGGGGGCTCTACAGCCATTTATTACAGGCACAGTCTCAGTTCTGGGGGCTTAGGCCCACTAGCTGCTCACCTGCCAGTCCTAAGCATTTTACAGTATTCCATAATGTAAATGATGTAAGTGAACAAAATGATGTCATGCAGCTGCTCGGGAAATTCTAGCTGGATCAGTAAATGACAGCCTTCCCTTTCACCAGCAGGAAATGTGCCCGGCCAGCGCCACATTCAGTTGCACATTCTTGCTCAGGGCTGCTGGATGCAGTGATGGTATgtgccacaataaataaataataaataaatgttttctccaAAGACAAATTAGATAATGATGTGACTACTTTGGTGTACAGAACAGGGTGATCTAATACATTGTACAtataaacatttacttatttggctgacgacttacaacatttatggtaCAACTGATTccctttcttttgcttttcaattggagtacaggcaggtgtcAGGTGACTCGATCACATTCACGCAGTCTCAGTAGCGGGACAACCTCAGGGtttctaaactaaaatccaaatcatattatgtgatatcatctactgttaaattctactccgtacttcaaAAATgggtatttttatactgtattgaggatttgttctgatctgtctATTGTATTGACTCCCATCTTTTTGTCGCCCACTGTACacccaacctgcctggaaaggggtctctctttgaagtgcctttcccgaggtttcttccattttttccctacaaggtttttttgggagtttttccttgtcttcttagagagttaaggctggcgaatgtcaagaggtagggcctgttaaagcccattgcggcacttcttgtgtgattttgagctatacaaaaataaattgtattgtttgaaTTCCAAAGTGTCACACTGCCTACGCTATTCAGAGTGCAGAGCACAGCCAAGCCGGTGTCAAGACCTAGTGATGAGCGAAactgactcaaaaaaaaaaaaagaattttgtagACAAATTCACAACTGTGAAAGTCATTAAAGAGTTTTGGGGGATTGCTCTTACGAATATTGCTTCCTAAAGTCTCATTTACACTTTTGTGtttacctgtttttttctttttcttctctgcaGCTGGCTAACACTCGAAATCCAGACCCCACCTGTCAAATCAGCTCTTTGTATGCCTCTCGTTCACAACGCTGCACAGTAGCGCAGTACGTCTGGAAAAATgtaacatgctgcatattttccaaatGAAGACACGCCAAAATGCACCATCTTGAACATTACTGTGTTCCCCAAAGGAAAACTCACCGCACAGAAAGCTGCAACTGCCAAAATGGTGAGTTTCATGCAAATTGTTTTACTCCTCTCATCTCAGACCAGTCAGGCTTCTTTCTTCAAGAATGTCGTCTTTTTGCTGCGGGGAGCGAAGGTGATTTTGAGGTTATCCAGTCAAATGAACTTCGGCTAGCATGAGACCCTTAAGCCGATGGCACATTATGCTACTTCTAGTTGTTTGGTATCACAGACTTGACAATttcagttgctgatcttgtcaccgtTCTAGGTCAATTTAATCGACTGAAAATTATTGAATActaggggcttcgccccctgccaGCAGCCTCcactccgaaacccctcttaaatggtgatacaatgggaaacaaatacatatttttttaactcctctttgctttAGCAGCTGCTGGCATGCTGCTGCCCTCATGCATGTTCTGCAATTTGTTCGCCTACCTTTTCCCCAACAACCAGCAGTAggcgccgttgtgaagaggggggctgagcaCACCCCAAGGGGACACtgccgctcctctgaaacccctcttaaacggtgatacattgggaacaggtggggttttttttttccacttctctTTGCGCgagaagctgttggcttgctgctgctgcgtgATCTGTAGTTCGTGTggagctttgaacatttaaagccCTGTACAGCACCcaatattcgatctcttttacctgttctgttatttccctgagtaatattttccgtttgtttgcactaatgcgatctttactctcatttttggagactttcgaattttcctacttccattatctcgaacctgctctgcctgtgtatcacgggacttgcgtctgaaggttgtaagtatgacgtgacttgtccatcTTGTGGGaaatgaaagtgtctctgtctctcttcaaaagatcacgtctcgtcccagggaAAAAGAGAGATGTCACATTAGTCACTTTTCCAGCTTCAAACTCCTAGGTGTCTACATCTCGATGGACCTGTGTCTGTTTTCACCGAGTACTttagttttctttccacatcctaaACACTTGTTATGGTAGTGTTTGTAAATTGATGCAGGGTgagcgtgtgtgtctgtgtagatAAATGTTCCCCTGCCAGTGTTGGTTCTGGCCCTGTGCTCAATCCCACCCAGGATTGGCATCagccccccacaaccctgaactggataagatGACGCGAAGGTAAAATAAGCACAGCAGCACCTCCCTTAAGCTTGGTGTCACCAAGTCACTGCATGCCCCTCATTGACCTGCTGTCATTACAGCTGACCTCTTAACAAGGGCCTAATGCATGTCTGCACGGCTTATCTTAACGTTGGGAGCAGAGCAGCTTTTTTGTCAGGGAAACCGTGAGCAGATTTGTTAAAAACCAAGGAGGTTAAGTGGCTAAGGTGGTGGACTGTAAGCCATTAGGTTGCTGCTGGAGTCTCTGGCACGGACCCCATGTAACGCTCTGAGTGAATTGCTTGACTAAATGTACTGTACTCCTAAAGAAACTTGAACTGGAGTCTCCGATGGACAGATactatacagtgggtacggaaagtattcagacccccttcaattcttcactctttgttatattgcagccatttgctaaaatcatttaaattaattttttccctcattaatgtacacacagcaccccatattgacagacaaaaaaaagaatttttgaaattgttgcagatttattaaaaaagaaaaactgaaatatcacatggtcctaagtattcagaccctttgctcagtatttagtagaagcacccttttgagctaatacagccatgagtcttcttgggaaagatacaacaagtttttcacacctggatttggggatcctctgccattcctccatgcagatcctttctagttctgtcaggttggatgataaacattggtggacagccatttttaggtctctccagagatgctcaattgggatTAAGtcggggctctggctgggccattcaagaatagtcacagagttgttgtgaagccactccgttattttagctgtgtgcttagggtcattgtcttgttggaaggtaaaccttcggcccagtctgaggttcttagcgctctggagaaggtttttgtccaggatatccctgtacttggccgcattcatctttccctcgattgcaaccagtcatcctgtccctgcagctgaaaaacatccccacagcatgatgctgccaccgccatgcttcactgtggggactgtattggtcaagtgatgagcagtgcctggttgtcttcacacataccgcttagaattaaggttaaaaagttctatcttggtctcatcagaccagagaatcttatttctcaccatctcagagtccttcaggtgtcaaaaattcttttttttgtctgtcaatatggggtgctgtgtgtacattaatgaggaaaaaaattaatttaaatgattttagcaaatggctgcaatataacaaagagtgaaaaattgaagggggtctgaatactttccgtacccactgtatatcagTTTCACTTACCCTTCACACTCACATTAACAACTGCAGACAGTAGCACAGCTGAAAGTGGCACCTTTTGGGCACTTGATTCCTGACGTTAATATTTTAGAAGTGACAAGTTGTTTTGGGCTGAATGGTGTTGACACCAGGCCATCGAGTCCAGCGTAGCTTCTGAAATAACATTGCGTCTTTGGGCCACAACAGAACATGTGTCTTTACATATGATGATGCCAGGACATTACAgggcatgctctctctctctcacacacacacacacacacacacaccatcataATAAGCCAGTTTACAGATGCCAGTTTGCCTCCCACACTCTGTATTGGCATGTGGAATGAAATCCACCCCTGGTCTAAATGTGCTAATCCCATTACTGGACAGCAGGAAGCTGTTCTAGATAGGATGGCACTCCATTGCCGGACACAGCCACACCAAGTCCAACCTgtgcatctttaggatgtggaggACCTGAGAGAacacagagacagtgacaggAATTGAAAGTGGAAGTCTGGAGCTGTGGAGCCGCAGTGTTAACCACTTAATTCATTGATGAGTTACATTTATATTGCGCATTTCTGCacttctcaaagtgctttacatagaccgTGGAGAGCCACttgaaccaccaccaatgtgaatcatccacctggatgatgtgatggcagcccttcttgtgccagtatgcttaccaagcattagctattaggtggtgagagAGAAAATAACCAATTGGAGAATGTGGATGATCGGGATCAGAATGGACAAGGCCATAGTGGGCAATTTAGTTAGAACATCTTGGTacctccttttattttattttttttctttttcaaagaatgcccagggatcttttatgaccactgatggtcaggacctctgttttacatctcatctgacgGACAGCTCCATTTTTTTCAGCACAGTGTCCTTGTCACcacactgggacattgggatccacacacagaccacagggtaagcacccccaaTGGCCTCAACCAACACATCTTCCAGCAGCCACCCAATCTTTTCCTACAGGTCTTGATAAGACCACCTTGTCGCTCATAGAGATTTCTCCTGAATTAattaatgtttgtattttaaaactgaggctgttttgtAAAGATCGCTCCATAGAAAACAAGCTAATTGCTTAAATGCCAGCGTAGATGTTGATGCCTTACCTGGCCATGAAAAGTGGACAACTTCTCCATTGCCTAAGTAGACTCCCCAGTGAGACAGAGGCCCAAAGTCGAATTCAAGCAGATCTCCAGGGCTGGCATCTGTGAAACCCTCCACTCGGACCTGCAAAGAGGTGGGAAGAATAATGagcagcagttaaaaaaaaataacaaaaaacagtgGAGGGGCCACTGTCAGAAAATGGACAGCCACCATCCTGGGTGCctgaaattcaaaaaaatatcaCCCGTCTTACTTGTGGCGCAGCCATCACAGCAGTTTGCCCCTCAGCAGAAAGATCTCAGAGATGGAATGCTGGGCTCTCCCACGGCCAGCTCAGGAATGTGATCTCTGCAGGACAGAGCCTCGCGGGACGCCCTCTGACGTCACCTGCCGATCCCATCTGCTCTCCGATCTTTAATGCTGCCTAATGAGTCCGCCTGACCTGGTAAGCTGCCAGTCTTATCTTTCAAGTGCACGTAAAGCTGTGTTTACTCACCCGGACACATGTCTGTGTTCAAGTCACCTGAAGCCGAGGTTGTGCCCATCTTCCCAGCAGGATTAGCTATATTTCTGTTTGGGGAGTTAAGTCGTGGCTGGCTTGGAGGATAGAGCTGCCACGGGGTTACACCTGCTCCTTGGCATGATTCCCAGCTGGGACTACtgggtagagtttgcatgttctctccatgcctCGTGGGCTTCTCCCAGGACTGTTCTGGTGTTTTCAATTTTCTTCTGCATTATGCATGTTGTCAATACCCTAGAAAAAGCACCACTTAAAAAAATGGTTGGATGGCACTGAACTGTCACAAGTGATTAATATGCCTTTCATGATGTCCATTAGATTAAAGTGTTAGGCCACATAATGTGAGggagaatcaaaaagtaaaggtaacTTACACTTTATTATCACATCTCCACATATTCACCCTGCAGGTCGATGCACTTCTCGTACTGATCCACTAACTTCATCGGTCCTTCAGCTTCTCCTGAATCCAAGTCTGCCCCGCTTCCTTCGCCTCATCATCAGGGGTGAAACCGCAACCGCGTCGAGCCTTTTCAAGCAGAAATATAATGCGATAGTCTCATGGTGTTGGACCAGGGCTCTAAGGGGTTGGGGGGGTGTTGGACCAGGGCTCTAAGGGGTTGGGGGGGTGTTGGACCAGGGCTCTAAGGGGGTGGGGGTGTTGGACCAGGGCTCTAAGGGGTTGGGGGGGTGTTGGACCAGGGCTCTAAGGGGTTGGGGGGGTGTTGCATTGCCTCCACTGTTGCAGCCACTGCATGGTGACATGTGATGTCCTGAAGCAGCAAGACTGtgttgatgatggatggattaaaaggcagaagtctacatgaccatcatcatcaagtccttccatgagaaccctaaatccaaagaggactgtttcatttatgttaggtagattgcccagaggggactgg encodes the following:
- the LOC120524269 gene encoding phospholipase A and acyltransferase 2-like, whose translation is MAAPQVRVEGFTDASPGDLLEFDFGPLSHWGVYLGNGEVVHFSWPESTMAWLRDNAPFMVLFTETMIRRQRVSSVVGFSKVYTNRSYDLMLDALTQDEILYRCLIFVDRTLPYHILKFNCEHFATFVRYGKARSQQVSEFDCLHLLSYNPTADFKAAYREALRDFHDEGPQERPQENRLCKGCTI